A portion of the Nitratidesulfovibrio termitidis HI1 genome contains these proteins:
- a CDS encoding EAL and HDOD domain-containing protein gives MKKFQNNVARPPDNTTPAKAACDTAQARAGSTPVMVAHQPIFDTANHIFGFELLYRSACWPPGNCPPFSDAVATSSVIIDGLPLIMDSLGDARMLFVNFDESLLLSGLANMLDPARTCIEVLESTPALPGVMAQLAALKRRGFTIALDDYAGPGPMDALLPLADYVKVEVLRRPRADVARDVERVLSGGARVVAEKIEDRATLEYCRKLGCHLFQGYFLARPQLASGCTVSTTQALRLKTIKIFASGSSTTPRLIEAIRADVSLSYRLLRYLNSAHFSFTARVSSVEFAARLMGEVGLRRWLCAALLSGIAKGPFVPELIRMSVFRGIFAEALRNSTTGGPPPDRLYLTGLFSLLDAILGMPMEAVLADIRLSSDIDEALIERRGALAHWLHVVESYERGDFGNAARGFAELGLDMSLLTHRYLQALNVSQCICTTQ, from the coding sequence ATGAAAAAATTCCAGAACAACGTCGCCCGTCCTCCCGACAACACAACGCCTGCCAAGGCCGCCTGCGATACGGCACAGGCAAGAGCCGGAAGCACGCCCGTCATGGTCGCGCACCAGCCCATCTTTGACACCGCCAATCATATTTTCGGATTCGAACTGCTGTACAGAAGCGCATGCTGGCCGCCTGGCAATTGCCCACCATTCTCCGACGCCGTCGCCACGTCCTCGGTGATCATCGACGGCCTGCCGCTGATCATGGACAGCCTGGGCGACGCCCGGATGCTGTTCGTCAACTTCGACGAATCCCTGCTGCTCAGCGGTCTGGCCAACATGCTCGACCCGGCCCGCACCTGCATCGAGGTGCTGGAAAGTACACCGGCCCTGCCCGGCGTGATGGCCCAACTGGCCGCGCTCAAGCGGCGTGGATTCACCATCGCCCTTGACGACTACGCAGGGCCGGGACCCATGGACGCACTGCTGCCCCTGGCGGACTACGTGAAAGTGGAGGTGTTGCGCAGACCGCGCGCCGACGTGGCGCGGGATGTGGAGCGGGTGCTTTCCGGCGGGGCCAGGGTCGTGGCCGAGAAGATCGAGGACCGGGCCACGCTGGAATACTGCCGCAAGCTGGGGTGTCATCTGTTCCAGGGATATTTCCTGGCGCGCCCTCAACTGGCATCCGGGTGTACCGTCAGCACCACTCAGGCCCTGCGACTGAAAACCATCAAGATATTCGCTTCCGGCAGCAGCACCACCCCGCGCCTCATCGAGGCCATCAGGGCCGATGTCTCGCTGTCCTACCGGCTGCTGCGCTACCTGAATTCCGCACACTTTTCCTTCACCGCACGGGTATCGTCCGTGGAGTTCGCGGCCAGGCTCATGGGTGAGGTGGGGCTGCGCCGGTGGCTGTGTGCCGCGCTGCTTTCCGGCATCGCCAAGGGACCGTTCGTGCCGGAACTGATCCGCATGTCGGTGTTCAGGGGCATCTTTGCCGAGGCGTTGCGCAACAGCACCACGGGCGGGCCACCGCCGGACAGGCTGTACCTGACCGGTCTGTTCTCGCTGCTGGACGCGATCCTGGGCATGCCCATGGAAGCGGTTCTGGCGGATATCCGACTCAGCAGCGACATCGACGAGGCGCTCATCGAGCGGCGTGGCGCGCTGGCCCACTGGCTGCACGTGGTGGAGTCGTACGAGCGGGGAGACTTCGGCAACGCCGCACGAGGCTTTGCCGAACTGGGACTGGACATGTCGCTGCTGACGCACCGCTACCTGCAAGCCCTGAACGTATCGCAGTGCATCTGCACGACGCAGTAG
- a CDS encoding response regulator translates to MLPRGASESRPAQASPRATPGAPSSCGPSPQPLEVKVRILVVDDDAVTLCFLEALLCSWGHEVATADNGRTCMTRQRTTPADVVITDIIMPEQDGLATIAQLRREFPGVKVIAMSGGTPVMDMESAIRTAHLMGADAVLPKPLDTDVLRGALRTVAAPRVLAATASHPDSPHVSMPLPKLC, encoded by the coding sequence ATGCTGCCCCGTGGCGCCAGCGAAAGCCGCCCGGCACAGGCAAGCCCCCGCGCCACCCCCGGCGCGCCATCATCCTGCGGGCCGTCCCCGCAACCACTGGAGGTCAAGGTGCGGATTCTGGTCGTGGACGACGATGCCGTGACGCTGTGCTTTCTCGAAGCCCTGCTGTGCAGTTGGGGGCACGAGGTGGCCACGGCGGACAACGGGCGCACGTGCATGACCCGCCAACGCACGACCCCCGCCGATGTGGTGATCACCGACATCATCATGCCCGAGCAGGATGGCCTGGCCACCATTGCGCAACTGCGGCGCGAGTTTCCGGGGGTCAAGGTCATCGCCATGTCCGGCGGCACCCCGGTCATGGACATGGAATCGGCCATCCGTACCGCCCATCTCATGGGCGCGGACGCCGTGCTGCCCAAACCGCTGGACACCGACGTGCTGCGCGGGGCACTCCGCACCGTGGCCGCGCCGCGCGTACTGGCCGCCACCGCCAGCCACCCGGATTCCCCCCACGTGTCCATGCCTTTGCCCAAGCTCTGCTGA
- a CDS encoding phage regulatory CII family protein — protein sequence MLSELTKIVHGIVLDSPTPTKALAKEIGKPYSTLLREINPYDTGAKLGVETLLEIMKHTGNIRPLEYMARQLGYRLEPDAGGAEIHRTLLPLRMSAER from the coding sequence ATGCTTTCCGAACTGACCAAGATCGTCCATGGCATCGTGCTGGACAGCCCCACCCCGACCAAGGCGCTGGCCAAGGAAATAGGCAAGCCCTACTCCACCCTGCTGCGCGAGATCAATCCGTACGATACCGGGGCCAAGCTGGGCGTGGAAACGCTGCTTGAAATCATGAAGCACACCGGCAACATCAGGCCGCTGGAATACATGGCGCGGCAACTGGGCTACCGCCTGGAACCCGATGCGGGCGGCGCGGAAATTCACCGCACCCTGCTGCCGTTGCGCATGTCCGCCGAACGCTAG